One genomic region from Vibrio sp. STUT-A11 encodes:
- the xdhB gene encoding xanthine dehydrogenase molybdopterin binding subunit, whose amino-acid sequence MRKLTQVESGQTILPESQQVVGKSYKHESADKQVSGEARFVDDYAAPAGCVHAAVVTSTIAKGLITQIDLSDVERAEGVVKVLTETSIPGEKDIGTILKGDPLLTIGNEVKYFGQPIALILATSHELAWKAASLAKVEYSEANDLTLTYPKATSKNPLLPPHQMGKKVEPQVFEQAPIYVHGDIHVGGQEHFYLEGQVSLAELTEDGGIFLRTSTQNPSEVQKLVAEVLAIDFNRVTVDMRRMGGGFGGKESQAAQWACLAALGAHHTKHAVKMRLPRSMDMTATGKRHPFYNRYQLAADAQGQIIAANIEVNGLCGHSPDLSDAIVDRAMFHADNAYSLGQACVVGNRLKTDMVSHTAFRGFGGPQGMIAIEKAMQDLALQVGQDSLDIRYKNLYRDGAQTTPYGMEVEQHDAMLDIMRQLEQQSGYRARREEINQWNQSNPVLKKGLALTPLKFGIAFTATHLNQAGALIHVYTDGTLQVSHGGTEMGQGLHTKIQQIVAQSFGIDINKVLVTSTRTDKVPNTSPTAASSGADLNGMAAHNAAMAIKQRLLDFACEHYQVEEADIVNGELVGIESSPKYQQPVSWAELVQLAYMNRISLSASGFYQTPKIGYDRSTATGRPFFYFALGASCSEVTIDTLTGEMRVEKVDILHDVGNSLNPAIDKGQIEGAFIQGLGWLTTEELVWGDNGHLLSNSPMNYKIPTIGDYPKQMHTDLYQQANPEYSIYRSKAVGEPPFMHANSVWCAIYDAVGSISQHQCTPALHAPATGEEILNACEHQQQWLAEQSKQEASYVVEE is encoded by the coding sequence ATGCGTAAGTTAACTCAGGTTGAATCAGGACAAACCATACTCCCTGAATCCCAACAAGTGGTGGGGAAATCTTACAAGCACGAAAGTGCCGACAAACAGGTCAGCGGTGAAGCGCGTTTCGTTGATGATTACGCTGCTCCGGCTGGTTGTGTGCACGCCGCTGTTGTGACCAGCACCATCGCTAAAGGTCTCATTACTCAGATCGACTTATCGGACGTTGAGCGCGCAGAAGGCGTGGTAAAAGTACTAACTGAAACGTCAATTCCCGGCGAAAAAGACATAGGTACGATCCTCAAAGGCGACCCATTACTGACCATAGGTAACGAGGTTAAGTACTTCGGGCAGCCTATTGCCCTGATTCTGGCGACGTCACATGAGCTTGCATGGAAAGCCGCAAGTCTGGCTAAAGTTGAATACTCCGAAGCCAACGACTTAACCCTAACTTATCCAAAAGCCACATCAAAAAATCCTCTGTTGCCTCCGCACCAGATGGGTAAAAAAGTCGAGCCGCAAGTCTTTGAACAAGCCCCTATTTATGTGCACGGCGACATCCACGTTGGCGGTCAGGAACACTTTTACCTGGAAGGTCAGGTAAGCCTGGCAGAATTAACCGAAGATGGCGGCATCTTCTTGCGCACTTCAACCCAAAACCCGTCAGAAGTGCAGAAGTTAGTTGCCGAAGTATTAGCGATAGACTTTAACCGAGTCACGGTGGATATGCGCCGCATGGGCGGTGGTTTTGGCGGTAAAGAGAGTCAGGCGGCTCAATGGGCATGTCTGGCAGCACTCGGCGCGCATCACACCAAACACGCCGTAAAAATGCGCCTCCCTCGTTCAATGGATATGACGGCCACAGGTAAGCGTCACCCATTCTACAACCGTTACCAGCTTGCCGCAGACGCTCAGGGCCAAATCATTGCCGCGAATATCGAAGTGAACGGTTTGTGTGGCCATTCCCCTGACCTGTCAGATGCGATTGTTGATCGCGCCATGTTCCATGCCGATAACGCGTACTCGTTAGGCCAGGCATGTGTGGTTGGCAACAGGCTCAAAACCGATATGGTCTCCCATACTGCATTTCGTGGATTCGGCGGACCTCAAGGCATGATCGCGATTGAAAAAGCGATGCAAGATTTAGCGCTTCAGGTTGGACAAGACTCCCTCGATATTCGTTACAAAAACCTGTATCGCGACGGCGCACAAACCACACCGTATGGCATGGAAGTCGAACAGCATGATGCGATGTTAGACATCATGCGACAGCTTGAACAGCAAAGTGGCTACCGAGCCCGCCGAGAAGAAATCAATCAGTGGAACCAGAGCAATCCGGTACTGAAAAAAGGGCTGGCATTAACCCCGCTCAAATTCGGGATTGCGTTTACGGCAACACACCTTAACCAGGCGGGTGCGCTTATTCATGTTTATACCGATGGGACACTTCAGGTATCTCACGGCGGGACAGAAATGGGCCAAGGTCTGCATACCAAAATTCAGCAGATCGTCGCTCAGTCTTTCGGCATTGATATTAACAAGGTTCTTGTCACCTCAACCCGCACGGATAAAGTGCCAAATACCTCGCCAACAGCAGCTTCTTCAGGTGCGGATCTTAACGGTATGGCGGCACATAATGCGGCAATGGCAATTAAACAACGCTTGCTTGATTTCGCCTGCGAGCATTATCAAGTCGAAGAAGCGGATATCGTCAACGGTGAGCTTGTCGGTATCGAGTCCTCACCGAAATACCAACAACCCGTCAGTTGGGCGGAGTTAGTTCAGTTAGCGTACATGAACCGTATTTCACTTTCTGCAAGCGGGTTCTACCAAACGCCAAAAATTGGCTATGACCGAAGCACTGCCACTGGTCGTCCGTTCTTCTATTTTGCCCTGGGAGCCTCCTGCTCTGAAGTCACGATCGACACTCTCACTGGCGAAATGCGCGTTGAAAAAGTCGACATTCTTCATGATGTGGGTAACAGCCTCAACCCGGCAATCGATAAAGGGCAAATTGAAGGCGCGTTCATTCAGGGTTTGGGCTGGTTAACCACCGAGGAATTAGTCTGGGGTGACAATGGTCATCTGCTAAGTAACAGTCCGATGAACTACAAAATTCCAACGATTGGCGACTACCCGAAACAGATGCACACGGATCTGTATCAACAGGCCAATCCGGAATACAGCATCTACCGCTCTAAAGCCGTCGGTGAACCACCATTCATGCATGCAAACAGTGTCTGGTGTGCAATCTACGATGCGGTTGGCTCCATCAGTCAACATCAATGTACTCCCGCACTACATGCACCTGCGACTGGCGAAGAAATTCTTAACGCTTGTGAACATCAGCAGCAGTGGCTTGCAGAGCAATCAAAGCAGGAGGCATCTTATGTCGTCGAAGAATGA
- the xdhC gene encoding xanthine dehydrogenase accessory protein XdhC has protein sequence MSSKNDSYLSNPGMNWLAACQQLEQQGQAYCIATVLAYVGSVPRSSGAKMVISAQGQFDTLGGGNLEYQVIAKARENLTLQHAEPIIERFALSADLGQCCGGAVQVMFEFFHTQTPQVAIFGAGHVCQSLTSILSGLACHVKVIDSRPEWLTPLAQKGTETEQHANPVDAIENLKDNTFVLIMTQDHALDFELTQHALESQRFAYVGLIGSQGKSQRFRFRLKEQLTDINLLDQLTCPIGHPDITGKLPMEVAVSVSAQLMNLFKHHQAPMPSTDLQPDEKQRNEEQWRQANIVRKNIKENHQ, from the coding sequence ATGTCGTCGAAGAATGATTCTTACCTGTCTAACCCGGGAATGAACTGGCTAGCCGCTTGTCAGCAACTTGAACAACAAGGTCAGGCTTACTGTATTGCAACGGTACTGGCTTATGTGGGCTCAGTTCCGCGTTCTAGTGGCGCGAAGATGGTTATCTCGGCGCAAGGCCAGTTCGATACGCTCGGCGGCGGTAACCTGGAGTACCAAGTAATCGCCAAAGCGCGCGAGAACCTGACGCTGCAACACGCAGAACCCATTATCGAACGCTTCGCTTTGTCGGCCGATCTTGGGCAGTGTTGCGGCGGCGCTGTGCAGGTGATGTTCGAGTTCTTCCATACACAAACCCCGCAAGTGGCGATATTTGGTGCCGGACATGTTTGTCAGTCTCTGACCAGTATTCTCAGTGGGTTGGCTTGCCATGTAAAAGTTATCGATAGCCGCCCTGAGTGGTTGACGCCTTTAGCGCAAAAGGGAACCGAGACAGAACAACATGCCAACCCTGTCGATGCGATTGAAAACCTAAAAGACAACACATTCGTGTTGATCATGACGCAGGACCACGCGCTTGATTTTGAACTGACTCAGCATGCGCTCGAAAGTCAGCGCTTCGCTTATGTCGGCTTAATTGGCTCACAAGGTAAAAGCCAGCGTTTCAGATTTCGCCTTAAAGAGCAACTGACTGATATCAACTTGCTTGACCAACTCACTTGCCCAATTGGTCACCCTGACATCACAGGAAAGCTACCAATGGAAGTCGCGGTATCCGTCTCGGCTCAATTGATGAATCTTTTCAAACATCATCAAGCGCCCATGCCGTCCACTGACCTGCAGCCAGATGAAAAACAGCGCAACGAAGAACAGTGGCGACAAGCCAATATTGTGCGCAAGAATATCAAGGAAAACCATCAATGA
- a CDS encoding 2-oxo-4-hydroxy-4-carboxy-5-ureidoimidazoline decarboxylase, which translates to MSAVNQALNLSNEQLERICTSKRWQKEMKIRMPFDSAESLLRSAEIAFTKLKEDDWLEAFAGHPMIGDLNSLKKKYAQGKDLSEKEQKNVKQASTDVLQELLTLNQEYHDKYGFIFIVCATNKTAEEMLNLLKGRINRSRDEELHQAAIEQQKISNIRMEALL; encoded by the coding sequence ATGAGTGCAGTAAACCAAGCCTTGAACCTCAGTAACGAACAGCTCGAGAGAATTTGTACCAGCAAACGTTGGCAGAAAGAAATGAAAATTCGCATGCCGTTTGACTCAGCAGAATCTTTGCTTCGCAGCGCAGAGATCGCCTTTACCAAGTTAAAAGAAGACGACTGGCTGGAAGCATTTGCAGGTCACCCGATGATTGGTGATCTCAATAGCCTGAAAAAGAAATACGCTCAGGGCAAAGACCTCAGCGAAAAGGAGCAAAAGAACGTTAAGCAGGCTTCAACCGATGTGTTGCAAGAACTGCTTACGCTCAACCAGGAATACCACGACAAATATGGCTTCATTTTTATTGTGTGTGCCACCAATAAAACGGCTGAAGAGATGCTCAACCTACTCAAAGGCCGAATCAATCGCTCTCGGGACGAAGAGCTACATCAAGCAGCAATAGAACAACAAAAAATCAGTAACATCAGAATGGAAGCCTTGTTATGA
- the uraH gene encoding hydroxyisourate hydrolase: protein MKQLSCHVLDTANGKPAAGIQVQLFSLNDQTCLAEGTTDQDGRAKFPKLTLEKQGYTLRFLVAPYCNAQFGSAFFPLIDVNFNVYDEGNYHIPLLLSPFSYSSYRGS from the coding sequence ATGAAACAACTCAGTTGCCACGTTTTAGATACCGCAAACGGAAAACCGGCTGCTGGTATTCAAGTTCAACTATTTAGCCTTAATGACCAAACCTGTCTCGCGGAAGGTACCACGGATCAAGATGGTCGCGCCAAGTTCCCGAAATTAACCCTGGAAAAGCAGGGATATACGCTGCGTTTTCTCGTCGCACCTTATTGTAACGCACAATTTGGTAGCGCTTTCTTTCCTCTCATTGACGTGAATTTCAACGTTTATGACGAGGGTAACTATCACATTCCTCTTCTGCTATCCCCATTCTCTTATTCGAGTTACCGGGGAAGTTGA
- a CDS encoding urate hydroxylase PuuD: MWPQLYEWLALFIKWFHVICGIAWIGASFYFTWLDNNLETPPKWKKDKGIKGDLWAVHGGGFYEVAKYQVGPEKIPEKLHWFKWEAYATWLTGSALMIWMYYFNAQAYLIDPRVMELTSLQAVGIGVGGILLGVVVYEGLMRSPLGRNTALFSVALLAFGALFFYGFTQLFSGRGAFIHMGALIGSIMVNNVFHKIIPGQRKMVAQVIAGETVDPAPGLEGKRRSIHNNYFTLPVIFLMISNHYPMIYQHPLNWLIGFFVLIISAYIRHYFNLKHVGKNQPSVILSGACAMFVLAVVVSWQSTSGKATQDTMASTEGHHKVVTSQQSLTENQMIAKKIIDDRCSQCHSSTPTDDVFKVAPSGAIFDNWQDIERWKARILVRSVESADMPFLNKTKMTDEERQRLKEVLN; encoded by the coding sequence ATGTGGCCACAACTGTATGAATGGCTGGCGCTGTTTATCAAATGGTTTCATGTGATCTGTGGCATCGCATGGATTGGAGCAAGCTTTTACTTTACTTGGTTGGATAACAACCTGGAAACACCACCAAAATGGAAAAAAGACAAAGGCATCAAAGGCGACTTATGGGCGGTACATGGTGGCGGATTTTACGAAGTCGCTAAGTACCAGGTGGGTCCGGAGAAAATCCCGGAAAAACTGCACTGGTTTAAATGGGAAGCGTACGCCACATGGCTAACTGGATCTGCGTTGATGATTTGGATGTATTACTTCAACGCACAGGCTTATCTGATTGATCCACGAGTCATGGAACTGACCTCACTACAAGCCGTTGGTATTGGGGTTGGTGGTATTCTGCTGGGTGTTGTAGTTTATGAAGGTCTGATGCGCTCACCGTTAGGCCGTAATACAGCACTGTTTAGCGTCGCATTACTCGCGTTTGGTGCACTGTTTTTCTATGGCTTTACCCAATTGTTCAGTGGTCGTGGCGCATTTATTCATATGGGCGCACTGATCGGCTCGATTATGGTCAATAACGTGTTCCACAAGATCATTCCTGGCCAACGTAAAATGGTGGCGCAAGTTATCGCTGGAGAAACCGTGGACCCAGCTCCGGGGTTAGAAGGTAAACGACGCTCAATTCATAACAACTACTTCACTCTGCCAGTGATATTTCTGATGATCAGTAATCACTACCCAATGATCTATCAACATCCGCTAAACTGGCTGATTGGCTTTTTCGTTCTGATCATCAGCGCGTATATCCGTCATTACTTTAACCTCAAGCATGTTGGTAAAAATCAACCAAGCGTCATCTTAAGTGGTGCTTGTGCAATGTTCGTGCTGGCTGTTGTTGTGAGTTGGCAGTCAACCTCGGGTAAAGCGACACAAGATACAATGGCAAGTACAGAGGGACATCATAAAGTGGTCACAAGTCAGCAATCACTCACTGAAAATCAGATGATTGCGAAAAAAATTATTGATGACCGCTGTAGCCAGTGCCATAGCTCAACACCAACGGATGATGTCTTCAAGGTTGCGCCAAGCGGCGCAATATTCGATAACTGGCAAGATATTGAACGCTGGAAAGCTCGCATTCTGGTTCGCTCTGTCGAAAGTGCTGACATGCCATTCTTGAATAAAACCAAGATGACCGATGAAGAACGACAACGCTTAAAAGAAGTGCTGAATTAA
- a CDS encoding nucleobase:cation symporter-2 family protein codes for MSQQETHDLIYGLEDKPKAGAALYAGLQHVLASFVGIITPTLIIGGVLGLGEHIPYLISMALIVSGIGTFIQARRIGPIGAGLVCVQGTSFAFLSSVLAAGFIVKSQGGGPEDILAMIFGVCFVGAFIEIILSQFISKLKRIITPVVAGIVVTTIGISLIKVGMTDLAGGFNAPDFGSWNNLVLGTVVLTTIIVLNRSKNLMVRLSSILIGMVLGYILAAFMGMVNLEGAFNQPLVSVPVPFKYGFDFDWFAFVPIAVIYAITAIESAGDITANCIITKQPVSGPQYLKRIKAGILGDGVNSLIAAVFNTFPNTTFSQNNSVIHLTGIASRYVGYFVALILVALGLFPLIGAILTTIPKPVIGGATLVMFGTVAAAGIKIISNEELDRRNLMILAVSFGIGFGVMLVPEILEGMPKIMQSVFGSPVTTSGIAAIIMTIVLPETSKEDVQQANQTEKQKALSKPALEK; via the coding sequence ATGTCTCAACAGGAAACCCACGACCTCATCTATGGGTTAGAAGACAAGCCCAAAGCCGGCGCAGCACTTTACGCTGGGCTACAGCATGTACTTGCAAGTTTTGTCGGAATCATTACTCCAACCCTCATCATCGGTGGTGTGCTTGGGTTGGGCGAGCATATCCCATACCTGATTAGCATGGCGTTAATCGTGTCAGGGATTGGTACCTTTATACAGGCGCGCCGTATCGGCCCTATTGGTGCTGGACTAGTTTGTGTTCAAGGCACAAGCTTCGCATTTCTGAGCTCTGTCTTGGCGGCAGGCTTTATCGTTAAATCTCAGGGCGGAGGTCCTGAAGATATTCTGGCCATGATCTTCGGGGTGTGTTTTGTCGGTGCCTTCATTGAAATCATCCTCTCTCAGTTTATCAGCAAACTTAAACGCATCATCACGCCAGTTGTGGCGGGTATTGTGGTGACAACGATCGGTATCTCTCTGATTAAAGTCGGTATGACCGACCTGGCGGGTGGATTCAACGCGCCTGACTTCGGCTCTTGGAACAACCTCGTTTTGGGCACAGTCGTGTTAACCACTATCATCGTGTTAAATCGCTCTAAAAACCTGATGGTGCGCTTATCATCGATCCTGATCGGGATGGTTTTGGGTTACATTCTGGCGGCTTTCATGGGCATGGTGAACTTAGAAGGTGCATTCAACCAGCCTTTGGTAAGCGTTCCGGTTCCATTCAAGTACGGGTTTGATTTTGATTGGTTTGCATTCGTACCAATCGCTGTTATTTATGCCATCACAGCGATCGAGTCAGCAGGCGATATTACCGCGAACTGTATTATTACTAAGCAACCCGTATCTGGCCCACAATACCTTAAACGCATTAAAGCCGGCATACTTGGCGATGGTGTAAATTCGCTGATTGCTGCGGTATTTAATACTTTTCCGAATACCACGTTCAGCCAGAACAACAGTGTGATTCACCTTACCGGCATTGCAAGTCGTTACGTTGGTTACTTTGTCGCGCTTATTTTGGTTGCTCTCGGACTATTTCCACTCATCGGAGCCATCTTAACCACCATCCCTAAACCGGTGATTGGCGGGGCAACCTTAGTGATGTTTGGTACGGTCGCAGCGGCAGGTATCAAGATCATCTCGAATGAAGAGCTGGATCGACGTAATCTCATGATCCTGGCGGTTTCCTTCGGTATCGGTTTTGGCGTTATGCTCGTTCCTGAAATTCTGGAAGGTATGCCAAAAATCATGCAGAGCGTCTTTGGCTCTCCAGTGACCACCAGTGGTATTGCTGCCATTATCATGACTATTGTGCTACCTGAAACTTCTAAAGAAGATGTACAGCAAGCGAATCAAACAGAAAAACAAAAAGCGCTATCAAAACCAGCGTTAGAAAAGTAA
- a CDS encoding ABC transporter substrate-binding protein, with amino-acid sequence MKKMLSALACTAALLSTPLMAKEVRLASDFTYPPFNYKDASGTPVGFDIEIADALCAEAKLECTWVSQGWDSLIPSLLARKSDVIMASMRITDDRKKRVSFTDKYYQTPARFVAKADSNIEISEAGLKDKVIGVQSGTIHDLYVTDKFGSVATIKRYSGQDEVYLDMANGRLDATFGNSDQLSLAFLDKDIGKGHEFVGEAVTDKAYIGEGTALALRKNDKELADKFNQAIKTIRANGTYDKIAAKYFSFDIYGEEL; translated from the coding sequence ATGAAAAAAATGCTCAGCGCGTTAGCTTGCACCGCGGCACTACTCTCGACTCCTTTGATGGCAAAGGAAGTTCGTCTGGCTTCTGACTTTACGTACCCACCATTCAATTATAAAGATGCGAGTGGTACTCCGGTTGGTTTTGATATCGAAATCGCTGATGCTTTATGTGCAGAGGCCAAGCTTGAGTGTACCTGGGTTTCACAGGGATGGGACTCTCTGATCCCAAGCCTGCTTGCACGCAAATCAGATGTGATCATGGCTTCCATGCGCATTACTGATGATCGTAAAAAACGCGTGTCGTTTACCGACAAGTACTATCAAACTCCGGCTCGCTTTGTGGCTAAAGCAGACAGCAATATTGAGATCAGTGAAGCGGGTTTAAAAGACAAAGTGATTGGTGTTCAGAGCGGCACAATTCACGATCTCTACGTGACCGATAAGTTCGGCTCAGTGGCAACCATCAAGCGTTATTCTGGTCAGGATGAAGTGTATCTGGACATGGCAAACGGCCGTTTGGATGCGACTTTTGGCAACTCAGACCAACTTTCACTGGCGTTCTTAGACAAAGATATTGGTAAAGGTCATGAGTTTGTTGGTGAAGCCGTGACAGATAAAGCTTACATCGGTGAAGGTACCGCACTAGCACTGCGTAAAAACGATAAAGAATTAGCTGACAAGTTTAACCAAGCGATCAAGACCATTCGCGCAAATGGTACTTACGATAAGATTGCCGCGAAATATTTCTCCTTCGATATCTACGGTGAAGAGCTGTAA
- the hisC gene encoding histidinol-phosphate transaminase, protein MMSLAEKLAPESIKKLIPYQSARRIGGAGRLWLNANELEDPLLYKEHQSPLHRYPDFLPHDIAAAYQAYCSTTQPTLAVRGADEAIDLLIRTFCQPGKDSIAICSPTYAMYEFCAESLAIDVIDCPLVLPNFDLDVNSVVQAAEKANLVFLCSPNNPTGQLLSYDKIVDVLEQTQQSAIVVVDEAYIEFELDQSVVELIDRYPNLVVVRTLSKAFGLAAVRCGFIIAQQSIMDFVYKLIPPYPMPDSSAEIVLQALSAEGLDKVTAHTRTLIASRQRFIERIQGLDWIEKIYPSATNFVLIRTKPNINLFEYLREQGIVTRNQTHEPSLQNCVRITVGSEKSMQEVAETICNLQLNQSTDTIN, encoded by the coding sequence ATAATGTCATTAGCTGAGAAATTAGCGCCTGAGAGCATAAAAAAGTTAATACCATATCAGTCAGCAAGACGCATTGGTGGGGCAGGGCGATTATGGCTGAACGCCAACGAACTTGAAGATCCGTTACTGTACAAAGAACATCAGTCGCCACTGCATCGCTATCCGGATTTTCTTCCTCATGATATTGCTGCTGCTTATCAGGCTTACTGTTCAACGACACAGCCGACATTGGCGGTACGTGGTGCGGACGAAGCGATTGATTTGCTCATTCGTACTTTCTGCCAGCCAGGAAAAGACAGCATCGCAATATGCAGCCCGACTTATGCGATGTACGAGTTCTGTGCTGAATCATTAGCGATCGATGTTATCGACTGTCCTCTGGTTTTGCCGAACTTTGATCTCGATGTAAATAGCGTGGTCCAAGCTGCAGAGAAGGCAAACCTTGTGTTCCTCTGTTCACCCAACAATCCAACCGGTCAGCTACTCAGCTATGACAAGATTGTTGATGTGCTTGAGCAGACTCAGCAAAGCGCGATCGTGGTTGTCGATGAGGCTTACATTGAATTTGAACTAGACCAAAGCGTCGTTGAACTGATTGATCGTTATCCGAATCTTGTTGTGGTTCGCACGCTATCGAAAGCGTTTGGTTTGGCTGCCGTCAGATGTGGATTTATTATCGCTCAGCAATCGATAATGGACTTTGTTTACAAGCTGATTCCACCGTACCCAATGCCGGATAGCTCTGCAGAAATTGTTCTCCAGGCGTTGAGTGCAGAAGGGTTAGACAAGGTCACGGCACATACCCGTACTTTGATTGCATCTCGTCAACGTTTTATTGAACGTATTCAAGGCCTTGACTGGATTGAAAAGATTTACCCATCAGCGACCAACTTCGTACTGATTCGCACTAAACCGAATATCAATCTTTTTGAATACTTACGTGAGCAAGGCATTGTGACGCGTAATCAAACCCATGAGCCAAGCCTGCAAAACTGTGTTCGTATCACTGTCGGCTCTGAAAAGAGCATGCAGGAAGTGGCAGAAACGATTTGTAACTTGCAACTAAACCAATCAACTGACACCATCAATTGA
- a CDS encoding LysR family transcriptional regulator, with amino-acid sequence MHNRLPSTKNLQAFLAVAQHLNFTHAAEALNMTQGAISRQIQSMESLMGVALFYRQARGLALTSEGAKFVPLAEEIIQRLQTSIREVVDSANRIKLNAPSCITSWLLAHIANFQQEYPDVNVELTSTTKHQAIPNFDSFDLVISYGKPIRNKTIEQVLLFDELLAPVCAPQLWDKLAPSSTEKGFDELNVLKRCTWLHANTEQSDWSMWLASRGYRNIQGKGNQTFATLDQAVNAAQQGFGMAIGDITLAEQDLKLKHLIQPFDHYVASGNGYHLINPRHEGNAMVGNLVSWLSEQSRASKISP; translated from the coding sequence ATGCATAACAGACTCCCTTCGACAAAAAACCTGCAAGCCTTCTTGGCCGTCGCACAGCACCTGAATTTCACCCATGCGGCAGAGGCACTTAACATGACCCAGGGCGCGATAAGTCGCCAGATTCAGTCGATGGAAAGTCTGATGGGTGTTGCCCTGTTTTATCGCCAAGCACGAGGGCTCGCTCTCACATCGGAGGGTGCGAAGTTTGTTCCGCTCGCAGAAGAAATTATTCAGCGCTTACAAACTTCGATTCGGGAAGTGGTTGACAGTGCAAACCGAATCAAACTAAACGCCCCTAGCTGTATTACTTCATGGCTGCTGGCTCACATCGCCAATTTCCAGCAAGAATATCCCGATGTGAATGTAGAGCTGACCTCTACCACCAAACATCAGGCCATACCTAACTTCGATAGCTTTGACTTAGTTATTTCTTACGGTAAACCTATCCGCAATAAAACCATCGAACAGGTGTTATTGTTCGATGAGCTTCTGGCTCCGGTCTGCGCGCCACAGCTGTGGGACAAGTTAGCGCCATCCAGCACAGAAAAAGGATTTGATGAACTAAACGTGCTCAAACGCTGTACCTGGCTGCATGCCAATACCGAGCAGTCAGACTGGTCGATGTGGCTGGCCTCACGTGGGTATCGCAATATTCAGGGCAAAGGCAACCAGACGTTTGCCACGCTCGATCAGGCGGTCAACGCAGCTCAACAAGGATTTGGCATGGCAATTGGTGACATAACGCTGGCCGAACAAGACTTGAAGTTAAAGCACCTGATTCAACCATTCGACCACTACGTAGCGTCTGGCAACGGTTATCATCTGATCAACCCAAGACACGAGGGAAATGCGATGGTTGGCAACCTCGTCAGTTGGTTGTCTGAGCAAAGCAGAGCTTCGAAAATCTCGCCCTAG
- a CDS encoding M20 family metallopeptidase, with protein MFDFGDLKQLVEINSWTHNKPGVDQTGQLMQQWLGELGFRCERYKRENIGDHLLFSTKSNESSPKLLLLGHLDTVFSPETFEGFSQDQYWVYGPGVCDMKGGNFVALQALRNVFTQQGELCNVDFLLVSDEETGSDDSRELTKELATNYAVCIDFEAAGENHEVVIGRKGVATYHIDLSGKAAHAGNNYALGCDANLAAAKMMITLSELTDLAAGTTVNVGKMEGGIGANTISPQAHLTVEARFTSLEEQRRVLESIESIAQQPQVVGVKTELSGGLQRDVMVPTAAQAEFLAQIEVALGYSLLTEQRGGVSDANVVAGMGVATLDGFGPFGDGDHTHNERALKASFTRRIDEVTKILTLYSV; from the coding sequence ATGTTTGATTTTGGTGATTTGAAGCAATTGGTAGAAATAAATTCCTGGACACATAACAAACCCGGAGTGGACCAAACTGGTCAACTTATGCAGCAGTGGTTGGGAGAATTGGGTTTTCGTTGTGAGCGCTATAAGCGTGAAAATATTGGTGATCACCTGTTATTTAGTACTAAAAGTAATGAAAGTTCGCCGAAGTTGTTGCTTTTGGGCCATTTGGATACCGTGTTTTCACCCGAGACATTCGAAGGTTTTAGTCAAGACCAATATTGGGTCTACGGCCCTGGTGTGTGCGATATGAAAGGTGGGAATTTTGTTGCTCTGCAAGCTCTGCGCAATGTATTTACCCAGCAAGGGGAGCTCTGCAATGTCGATTTTCTGCTCGTTAGTGATGAAGAGACTGGCAGTGATGACAGTCGAGAGTTGACCAAAGAGCTTGCGACTAATTATGCAGTTTGTATTGATTTTGAAGCTGCTGGTGAGAACCATGAAGTGGTGATTGGTCGTAAAGGCGTGGCGACTTACCATATTGATCTAAGCGGTAAAGCGGCTCATGCGGGTAATAACTATGCACTGGGATGCGACGCTAACCTTGCTGCAGCCAAAATGATGATTACGCTAAGCGAGTTAACCGATTTAGCCGCAGGTACTACGGTTAATGTCGGCAAAATGGAAGGCGGTATTGGCGCTAATACGATCTCGCCACAAGCCCACCTTACCGTAGAGGCTAGATTTACCTCGCTTGAAGAGCAACGACGTGTACTTGAAAGTATTGAAAGTATCGCTCAGCAGCCTCAGGTGGTTGGCGTGAAAACGGAACTCAGTGGTGGCCTGCAGCGCGATGTCATGGTTCCCACCGCTGCTCAAGCTGAGTTTCTGGCACAGATAGAAGTTGCACTGGGGTATTCGTTACTGACTGAACAGCGTGGTGGAGTGAGTGATGCTAATGTGGTGGCAGGAATGGGCGTTGCCACTTTAGACGGCTTTGGACCGTTTGGCGATGGTGATCATACTCACAATGAGCGCGCATTAAAAGCGAGCTTTACCCGCCGTATTGATGAAGTGACAAAAATCCTCACTCTTTATAGTGTGTGA